The genomic DNA GCCGAGGCCGCAGGGAAACCCTTTACTAGGCCTCGTGTCAGGGAATGGTGGGGCGGTCTCGCTGGCGGGCCAAACGATCAGGGTCAGCCCGCAGGCCTGTACAACGGCATGATTCATCCTTACGTGCAATATGCGATGCGCGGTGTCATCTGGTATCAAGGTGAAGGAAACAACGGCCAACACGAAGCTTACAGCAGGCTCTTCCCCGCGATGATCAAAGGCTGGCGCGCGCAGTTCGGCCAGGGTGATTTCCCTTTCTACTGGGCGCAGCTCTCCGCCACGGACAAGCCCACCGGAACCATGTGGGCTTACTTCCGCGGAGCGCAAACCAGTACCCTCTCGGTACCCAATACAGGTCAGGCTGTGACCATTGATGTCGGCTCGTTAAGCATTCATCCGGGCCGCAAAAGGGAAGTTGGTCGTCGTCTCGCGCGCCTCGCTCTGGCACGCACCTACGGCCAGAAGATCATCGACAGTGGCCCGGTCTTCAAAGAGGCCATCCGTGAAGACGCCGGTTATCGCGTCAGTTTTACCCAGACGGGCTGGCAACATCGTCTTTCCTTCAATCAAAGCAGCCTGGAAGGCTTCGAGCTCGCCGGTGCGGACAAGATATTCAAACCGGCTAAAGCCGTCATCTCGCCCGACCAAACCACGGTTCTGGTGACGAGCGCCGATGTGCCGGAACCAGTCGCGGTGCGCTATGCCTGGCGCGACTTTCCCAACGCCGGTCTTTACAACCGAGAAGCCCTTCCCGCCGTGCCGTTTCGCACCGACGACTGGCCAAGACCCTACGAATGAACCCATCGCTCGCTAACCCTGCTCAAATTCGACCGTACTTTCCGCAGATCGAAACCAAATTTTCTATGCTTTTACGACTTCCACGTACTCCAGCGCTTTTCTGCATAGCCGCACTCCTGGCAGCAGCCTCACCAATTATGGCAGCACCCTCATTACCAAAGCTGGACTCCATTACGGTCAATGGCGATCTCGCAGATTGGGGCGAGCGCGGATTGCGTCTGCCGTTCCTGACACCCGATTCGCCGCGTCTGCCTGACCCCGCGCGCAGCAACGCGTCCGCCCGCTTCGCGTGGGATGAGACCGGCTTGCTCATCGCCGTCGAGGTGACCGATACCACACCGAGCGAAGCGCACATCGCTGCCGCCGCCTACACAGCCGACAGCGTCGAACTGTTCCTAGCTGCCGATCCCGCCCAACCGGCCAGTGTTCAACTTGTTCTCAGCCCTGGAAATGATCCGGCTCATCCTGAACCGCGCAGTTATGTTTTTGAAAATCATTCGGTCAAGGTTCCACCTGTTCCGAATAAAGTGACATGGGCCGTCAAGCCGCGCGCTGGCGGTTACGTCGCCGAAGCGCGCCTTGCGTGGGCGACACTGGGTCTCCGGCCCGTTCCAGGCCTCACCATCGGAACGCGCCTTTATGTCAATGACGATGATGGTGCGGGCACTCGCACGCGTTTCGTCTGGCAACCCGAAGCGGGCGGGCCACGTTATTACGCCCTCACCTTAGCCGCCGATGCCACATCGGGAGTCATCGACACGCCGGTTGCATGGACGGCGCTGGATGTGGCCGACATCGTAGGCCGCGTGAACATGATCGCAGGGACGGCGCTGGCGGGTACGAAATGGCAGGTCAAGCAAGGTGAGAACTTGCTCGGAGTTCTCACGCTCCAGCCCGCCGGAAATTCAGCCAGTGGAAGCCTTGCACTGCCGATCAGCCGTGCCCCCGGGACGCTCACACTTTCCGGGCCGGACAACGCCGTGCTCACCATCCGCGATACCATGTCTGGCGATGCGGCTGGCGTTGTTGCGCGCGCGAACGGTGGTCGCGTTAGCCCGGCAGACAAACAAACGCTCGCCTTCGCCCGCGCCGAGTTTCCACAGCACGTCTTCACGGGCAGCCGGTTTCCCACGATGGGCTTTGGTGACATGGCCCGCGTCACGCGCCTGTTGGGCGCTGAGCCAAAAATCACGACTCTCTGGATGGATGCAGAAGGACGCGATGTGACTGCGCCGCTCGCGCCGGGACGTTATGCCGCGAGAAGTGAAATCACGATCCCCGGGCGCGCCACGCCGCTCGTAATGGAGCATCTTTTCTATCGAATGCCAAACGGCGCTGGCCTGCCATGGAGTTCCGATGAGTCTGCGGCGCGCGCCTTCGCATTCGGGTTGCTGGGAGCCGATGCCACACCGACGCAGAGCGCACGCGTGGCCGAACGGTGGTGGCATGGCGTTCGACGCGCGCGGGGTTGGAGCCAAACGCTTCCTTATAAAATCCATGTGCCTGCTGGAGACGCCGCCAAACCCCGCCCGCTCATTGTGCATCTGCACGGTTCGGGTGGCCATTCGGAATTGGCGGCGAGCCAAACTCTACCGCTGCTTATCGCGGAGGCCGGGCCGGAACCCATCATCGTATATCCGCAGTCGCCCGGCGGTTGGCGCGGGCCGGCGGTTGGCGAGCTAATTGACGCGCTGGCGAAGCAGTACGCCATTGACCCCAACCGCGTTTACCTTATAGGTTTCAGTCTGGGCGGAATCGGTTCATGGGAAGTGGCGCTCGATCAGCCGGAGCGCTTTGCGGCAGTTGTCCCAATTGGTGGCCGCATGGGCAGCCCCGCCGATGCAGCGCGGTTGAAGAATGTTCCGATCTGGGTGTTCAACGGTGCGGATGACCCCGGCACGACAACGGAGGAAGCGACCATCATGGTGGACGCTCTGCGCCGCGCCGGTGGTAATCCGCGTTTCACGGTGATGCCCGGCAAGTCTCACGGCGATTCGCAGGATGCGGCGTATCGCTATCCGGGAATGTTCAAGTGGATGCTTGAACAACGTCGCGGAGCGAAGTAGGTTCGGAAGTACGGTCGAAATCGACCGTACTGCGGAAGGAAAACTTCAAAGGTTTTCACGACTCAAAGAAATATGAAAACACCTGTTTCGCACTACAAGGCACAAATGCAACTTCCCATGCGTATTCTAAATCTCCTGATAGCCGCTGCTGTTTTAGTTTTGAGCTCGCTGCAATCTCGCGCGGAACCTCTCGTCAAAAACGGCGAATCCATCGCCTTCCTGGGCGACTCGATCACCCGGGATGGCGCAGCCAACGCCGGCGGTTATGTGCGTTTAGTGGAGAGCGCCCTCGCCGATCAGGGTATTAAAATCACCGTTATCCCGGCGGGCATCGGTGGGAACCAATCCAAAGACATGCTTGACCGTCTGGAAAGGGATGTTCTCAGCAAGAAGCCCACGTGGATGACCCTCAGCGTCGGCGTAAACGACGTCTGGCATCCTGCGCAAGGAAGGGGGATTGAGGAGTACAAGACTGATGTAACAGCTATTCTTGACCGCGCACAGGGTGCCGGTATCAAGGTCTTGATCCTCACCGCAACGCAAATCTATCTTCCCATCACTAACGCCCAAAACACAAAACTGGCGGAGTACAACGCTTTTCTCCGCGAGACGACGAAGGCCCGCAACATTCCCCTCGCCGATGCTAATGCCGCTATGGCCACAGAGCAGGCGTCACTTGAAAAGGCGGGGATTAAACGCTCACTTACCGTCGACGGCATTCACATGAATACCTATGGCAACATGGTGATGGCGAAGAGTGTGCTGGCCGCCTTCGGCTTTGATGCCCGTCAAATCGCCGTGGCGCAGGCCAAGTGGAACGAGATTCCCGGAATCTTCGAGACGACGACCAAGATCAAACTCTCCGCCAAACAACTCACCGCTCTGGAGGCCTACGGCGCGATTCAGTACAAGCCCGTCGAAACTGTGGTAGGTGAGATCTCAACCACCGCTGTCAACTATGCGCTTTATACCACGTCTTCCGGCCTTAATGCTCGTCAACCTACTACTGTTGAAGCTAAAGGGAACGACGAACCGGGAACCGTCGAGACGACGGTCAAGGTCAAACTCTCCGCTAATCGACTCGCCGCTCTGGAAGCCTACGCGGCGAACCAGAAGAAGCCCGTCGAAACTGTGGTAGGTGAGATCTCAACGACCGCTATCGACGCTGCGCTTAAAACCGCGTCGGTCCCGTCTGACCCTAAACATATCAATAGCGCAGCGGTGCCCTCGAATCGTGGCACAGACTCTTACCATCAAGCTTTAAATGCAGAAGCCAAAAAGGGCAATATCGACTTGCTCTTCATCGGCGACTCGATCACCATGGCCTGGAAGAGCGATGGCAGAGGCGTCTGGGATGAGCGGTTTGTGCCCCACAAGGCGGCTAACTTTGGCTTGGGCGGAGATAAGACGGAGCACGTCCTATGGCGTCTGCAAAATGGCAACCTCGAAGGTATCAAGCCCAAAGTCGTTGTTCTCTTGATCGGCACCAACAACGTGGGCCGCATCAGTTCTGAGGATCTCGCTGGAGGAATCACTGCGGTTGTCAAGGAAATTAATACGCGTTTGCCTGAATCGAAAGTTCTACTCATGGGACTGTTTCCGCGCGGCGAAACTCCTACACATCCGCACCGCATTCAGGTGGCGGAAGTCAACACCATGATTTCCAAGCTGGACGACGGACAGCGCGTTTTCTTCACTGACATCGGCTCGCAAATGCTGCTTCCCGACGGCAGCATTTCCAAGGACTACTTACCCGATCTCCTGCACCTGAGTTCCAAAGGTTACAAGCTTTGGGGCGAAAGCATTCAACCGAAGATCGACAAGTTCATGAAATAACCACGACACAGGTTTTTAGTCGAGGTACGGTCGAATTCGGCCGTACCCTTAAAGCCCAAACATATTCGTCAATTCACCGCTGACGTGAAATAACGCCGGACTCACGCATCGATTTATCAATTTTTATCAACACGCGTCGTCATTTGGTGGCGCGATGGAGGAAGTTTGAGAAGTCATCTTTTTTCAATCGGGTTAGCTGCAACGACATTCGCGCTCGCGGGCTACGGCGCAAAAGCGGCGACCCTCTACGTTTCGCCCATGGGCGACGATGCG from Abditibacteriaceae bacterium includes the following:
- a CDS encoding sialate O-acetylesterase — translated: MMRNFLYCLTVSLLGAPVLADVVPAFVFNDNAVLQRDKPIPVWGTADAGEKVSVSFSGQTAATTADATGNWRVDLPALPASLVPADLVIKGKNTVTRTNILVGEVWIASGQSNMEWMVKESDEAALEIPSSARFPMIRHIRTESKMSQIPQTTGAGVWKVAGPETTGDFTAVGYYFARTLYEFLNVPVGIINSTRGASNIRGWMDPGALKNDPTIADISKAWAENWAKSVAGYPAEKAKLDAAIAKWEADKAAAEAAGKPFTRPRVREWWGGLAGGPNDQGQPAGLYNGMIHPYVQYAMRGVIWYQGEGNNGQHEAYSRLFPAMIKGWRAQFGQGDFPFYWAQLSATDKPTGTMWAYFRGAQTSTLSVPNTGQAVTIDVGSLSIHPGRKREVGRRLARLALARTYGQKIIDSGPVFKEAIREDAGYRVSFTQTGWQHRLSFNQSSLEGFELAGADKIFKPAKAVISPDQTTVLVTSADVPEPVAVRYAWRDFPNAGLYNREALPAVPFRTDDWPRPYE
- a CDS encoding sugar-binding protein, whose product is MAAPSLPKLDSITVNGDLADWGERGLRLPFLTPDSPRLPDPARSNASARFAWDETGLLIAVEVTDTTPSEAHIAAAAYTADSVELFLAADPAQPASVQLVLSPGNDPAHPEPRSYVFENHSVKVPPVPNKVTWAVKPRAGGYVAEARLAWATLGLRPVPGLTIGTRLYVNDDDGAGTRTRFVWQPEAGGPRYYALTLAADATSGVIDTPVAWTALDVADIVGRVNMIAGTALAGTKWQVKQGENLLGVLTLQPAGNSASGSLALPISRAPGTLTLSGPDNAVLTIRDTMSGDAAGVVARANGGRVSPADKQTLAFARAEFPQHVFTGSRFPTMGFGDMARVTRLLGAEPKITTLWMDAEGRDVTAPLAPGRYAARSEITIPGRATPLVMEHLFYRMPNGAGLPWSSDESAARAFAFGLLGADATPTQSARVAERWWHGVRRARGWSQTLPYKIHVPAGDAAKPRPLIVHLHGSGGHSELAASQTLPLLIAEAGPEPIIVYPQSPGGWRGPAVGELIDALAKQYAIDPNRVYLIGFSLGGIGSWEVALDQPERFAAVVPIGGRMGSPADAARLKNVPIWVFNGADDPGTTTEEATIMVDALRRAGGNPRFTVMPGKSHGDSQDAAYRYPGMFKWMLEQRRGAK
- a CDS encoding GDSL-type esterase/lipase family protein, which produces MKTPVSHYKAQMQLPMRILNLLIAAAVLVLSSLQSRAEPLVKNGESIAFLGDSITRDGAANAGGYVRLVESALADQGIKITVIPAGIGGNQSKDMLDRLERDVLSKKPTWMTLSVGVNDVWHPAQGRGIEEYKTDVTAILDRAQGAGIKVLILTATQIYLPITNAQNTKLAEYNAFLRETTKARNIPLADANAAMATEQASLEKAGIKRSLTVDGIHMNTYGNMVMAKSVLAAFGFDARQIAVAQAKWNEIPGIFETTTKIKLSAKQLTALEAYGAIQYKPVETVVGEISTTAVNYALYTTSSGLNARQPTTVEAKGNDEPGTVETTVKVKLSANRLAALEAYAANQKKPVETVVGEISTTAIDAALKTASVPSDPKHINSAAVPSNRGTDSYHQALNAEAKKGNIDLLFIGDSITMAWKSDGRGVWDERFVPHKAANFGLGGDKTEHVLWRLQNGNLEGIKPKVVVLLIGTNNVGRISSEDLAGGITAVVKEINTRLPESKVLLMGLFPRGETPTHPHRIQVAEVNTMISKLDDGQRVFFTDIGSQMLLPDGSISKDYLPDLLHLSSKGYKLWGESIQPKIDKFMK